In Methanothermobacter sp. K4, one genomic interval encodes:
- a CDS encoding 2-oxoacid:acceptor oxidoreductase subunit alpha, producing the protein MKEVMDDVALVLCGEAGQGIQTVEALLIRAFRATGYHIFSSKEYMSRVRGGENSTLIRVSSAPVRAFVDRIDVLFALSPGAVDHLRERINGTLIIADESFGEDDAVGLPILEEAEKLGGRIFANVVAAGAAARLFRVGEDVFDNAVRSLFERKGPEILNSDLRAGRKGYELGEKLREHLRVSVEPDPSVRGHVILNGTEAVGLGCIAGGCRFMSSYPMTPSSPLQIFIAENADEFDMVFEQAEDEIAAINMCLGASYAGARSLVATSGSGFALMEEAVGLAGMIETPVVIYIGQRPGPAVGLPTRTAQEDLNLALYSGPGEFARAIFAPGKLEDAPEITAHAFNLADRYQVPVFILSDQYLADLYYNLPEPEIGVEEEYHISGTDAGYRRFRFTEDGISPRGVPGYGEGLVRVDSDEHDEDGFITEDLNIRSRMVEKRNLRLEMLRDDALAPEVWGDDSSAVICWGSTYWPVREAIGSSDAEVTMVHFSQVYPLAPDTRELLESFEVTATIENNYRGQFADLLKLEAGFEVDHRLNKYNGMPFSVEEIRKFIGEVFA; encoded by the coding sequence ATGAAGGAGGTCATGGATGATGTTGCACTGGTCCTCTGCGGTGAGGCAGGGCAGGGGATACAGACAGTTGAGGCACTCCTTATAAGGGCCTTCAGGGCCACCGGCTACCATATATTCTCCTCCAAGGAGTACATGTCCCGTGTGCGTGGTGGTGAAAATTCGACGCTGATAAGGGTTTCATCAGCGCCTGTGAGGGCCTTTGTGGACCGTATCGATGTCCTCTTTGCCCTGAGCCCGGGGGCGGTGGACCACCTGAGGGAGAGAATCAACGGGACACTGATTATTGCAGATGAGAGCTTCGGTGAGGATGATGCCGTGGGCCTGCCCATACTTGAGGAGGCTGAGAAGCTGGGGGGACGTATATTCGCCAATGTTGTGGCTGCAGGTGCCGCAGCCCGTCTCTTCAGGGTCGGAGAGGATGTCTTCGATAATGCCGTGAGGTCACTCTTTGAGCGCAAGGGACCTGAGATCCTCAATTCAGACCTCAGGGCTGGTAGGAAGGGTTATGAACTGGGCGAAAAACTCAGGGAACATCTGAGGGTCTCTGTTGAGCCTGACCCATCTGTCAGGGGTCATGTAATCCTTAACGGCACTGAGGCCGTGGGTTTAGGGTGCATAGCAGGGGGTTGCAGGTTCATGTCATCCTACCCCATGACCCCCTCAAGTCCCCTCCAGATATTCATTGCAGAGAATGCCGATGAATTTGACATGGTATTCGAGCAGGCCGAGGATGAGATTGCAGCCATAAACATGTGCCTTGGAGCATCATATGCAGGTGCCCGGTCACTTGTTGCAACCTCGGGGAGTGGTTTTGCCCTTATGGAGGAGGCCGTTGGCCTTGCAGGGATGATAGAGACGCCTGTTGTGATATACATTGGTCAAAGGCCGGGGCCTGCGGTTGGGCTTCCCACGAGAACTGCCCAGGAGGACCTGAACCTGGCCCTCTACTCGGGACCAGGGGAGTTTGCAAGGGCCATATTCGCCCCGGGAAAGCTGGAGGATGCTCCTGAGATAACGGCACATGCATTCAACCTTGCAGACAGGTACCAGGTACCCGTCTTCATACTATCAGACCAGTACCTGGCGGACCTCTACTACAACCTCCCTGAACCTGAAATCGGTGTGGAGGAGGAGTATCATATTAGCGGGACTGATGCCGGGTACAGGAGGTTCAGGTTCACAGAGGATGGTATCTCACCCCGCGGGGTTCCGGGTTACGGTGAGGGACTTGTGCGTGTTGATTCAGATGAACATGACGAGGACGGCTTCATAACAGAGGACCTCAATATAAGAAGCAGGATGGTTGAGAAGCGGAACCTGCGCCTTGAAATGCTCAGGGATGATGCACTGGCACCTGAGGTGTGGGGCGACGACTCCAGTGCAGTGATATGCTGGGGTTCCACCTACTGGCCTGTGAGGGAGGCCATCGGGTCATCTGATGCCGAGGTCACCATGGTGCACTTCAGTCAGGTCTATCCCCTGGCACCTGATACCCGTGAGCTTCTGGAGTCATTTGAGGTGACAGCCACCATTGAGAACAACTACAGGGGACAGTTCGCTGATCTGCTTAAACTTGAGGCCGGCTTTGAGGTTGACCATCGACTCAACAAGTACAATGGTATGCCCTTCAGTGTTGAGGAGATAAGGAAATTCATAGGGGAGGTTTTTGCATGA
- a CDS encoding thiamine pyrophosphate-dependent enzyme, with translation MKPEDYDLEADVAWCPGCGNFSILRALKMALADLDIPPERLVLVSGIGQAGKLPQYLKCNYFNGLHGRSLPAAVAIKAVNPELTVIDVSGDGCMYGEGGNHFMHTIRRNPDITNIVHNNMVYGLTKGQASPTSQPGFRTPVQVHGVFEEPFNPLAVAIALGATFVARAFAGDIERTRDILVEAISHHGYALVDIFQPCVTFNRVNTFQWFRENTYYSDHDTSDRMVAFEKSLEGYGSGKFPLGVIYHAEGDGTFEENLSIYRGDATPLWRRRHDPAKLKALIESKRML, from the coding sequence ATGAAACCCGAGGACTATGACCTTGAGGCAGACGTGGCATGGTGCCCTGGTTGCGGTAACTTTTCGATTCTCCGGGCCCTCAAGATGGCCCTTGCAGACCTTGATATACCCCCTGAGAGGCTTGTGCTTGTCTCTGGTATAGGTCAGGCAGGGAAGCTCCCCCAGTACCTGAAATGTAACTACTTCAACGGCCTTCATGGGAGGTCCCTCCCGGCTGCTGTGGCTATAAAGGCTGTGAACCCGGAGCTCACCGTTATTGATGTGAGCGGTGATGGCTGCATGTACGGTGAGGGAGGCAACCACTTCATGCACACCATAAGGAGGAACCCTGATATAACAAATATCGTCCATAATAACATGGTCTATGGTCTCACAAAGGGGCAGGCGTCCCCCACCAGTCAGCCAGGCTTCAGGACCCCTGTGCAGGTTCATGGTGTCTTTGAGGAGCCCTTCAATCCCCTTGCAGTGGCCATTGCCCTTGGGGCCACCTTTGTTGCCCGGGCCTTTGCAGGGGACATTGAGAGGACCAGGGACATACTTGTTGAGGCCATCAGCCATCATGGCTATGCCCTGGTGGATATCTTCCAGCCCTGTGTGACCTTCAACCGTGTCAACACGTTCCAGTGGTTCCGTGAGAACACCTACTACAGTGACCATGACACGTCAGACAGGATGGTTGCCTTTGAGAAGTCCCTTGAGGGTTACGGTTCAGGGAAGTTTCCCCTGGGTGTGATCTATCATGCTGAAGGTGATGGGACCTTTGAGGAGAACCTCAGTATATACCGTGGGGATGCAACTCCCCTCTGGAGGAGGAGGCATGACCCTGCTAAACTGAAGGCCCTCATTGAATCAAAGAGGATGCTTTAG
- a CDS encoding AAA family ATPase — MIINSLEIRNIRSYESGTVEFDDGVTLFEGDIGSGKTTLLLAIEFALFGLGDQRGDSLLRATANSGSVKLTFTVDGAEYTIYRELKRAASGVQQGELYIRTPTGRRKLSAKELKAEVLSILGYREPLNPRARSRIYRYAVFTPQEQMKSIIETRSSDRLERLRKAFDLEKYSRAADNAKLLSKKIRRSAQSLEDRSYDLEDKKMELGNLISEKGELESTRKELDAELKVIESEISKLRLELEELKKEENRIKAAEEKIGSLQNEIETLSLSSERLRRRNRDIEMDYQKSLDELQKCRKMRDELQEEFDSLRKDIEEMDNERESLREDYERFRDASTKLEGLRNQLETLSNIRGSMEREIDALRVEIDSLKSEIGELESLQDPGYSEDEVKSEIKKLEGEVSKLQQELGAISGKIDDYRSIRERSVCPTCDQEVDPDYINDKLSDGLERKRSVESRIKELNAEIGNKNKLFERIREYRRSREELSKLRENLKSKMAEYGEKQKNLGDNGKRIRDIESDIKENEMVISDLKGVESSFRKIDGDLRDLRERERKCSDRLSRVNSKIEGLEERIPELNPETSTEYMENLQRINENDETIKEKEAEIKKNEEALRNREKVEASIQGIGEKLRELETFRDEKKQRLGSVGGKIEEKEKQIRNLEAEIDEKKKLRKRAGELKDHVTWLESYFIPALADIETHVMAQINHEFNERFQKWFRVLVDDPDKSVRIDEDFTPIVEQDGYEQNLEYLSGGERTSIALAYRLALNMVVQNLTDVRSDILILDEPTDGFSKEQLYKLRDIFDELEARQIILVSHEEELENLADHIYRVEKSDGVSIIQRAG, encoded by the coding sequence TTGATTATCAATTCACTTGAAATCAGGAACATAAGGAGCTATGAATCAGGAACTGTCGAGTTTGATGATGGGGTGACCCTCTTTGAGGGTGATATAGGTTCAGGTAAGACGACACTTCTACTTGCAATAGAATTCGCGCTCTTCGGGCTGGGTGACCAGAGGGGTGACAGCCTTCTGAGGGCCACAGCAAATTCGGGTTCAGTCAAACTCACCTTCACTGTTGACGGTGCAGAGTACACCATCTACCGGGAACTTAAAAGGGCCGCCTCAGGGGTGCAGCAGGGGGAACTCTACATCAGAACACCCACAGGGAGAAGGAAACTCTCTGCAAAGGAACTGAAGGCCGAGGTACTCAGCATCCTGGGTTACAGGGAACCCCTGAATCCAAGGGCCAGGAGCAGGATATACCGTTACGCGGTATTCACCCCACAGGAGCAGATGAAGAGCATAATAGAGACCCGGAGCAGCGACCGGCTTGAAAGGCTCAGGAAGGCCTTTGACCTTGAAAAGTACAGCAGAGCAGCGGATAATGCAAAGCTACTCTCAAAAAAAATCAGAAGATCCGCACAGAGCCTCGAGGATAGATCCTACGACCTTGAGGATAAAAAAATGGAACTGGGGAATCTTATCAGTGAAAAGGGGGAACTGGAATCCACAAGGAAGGAGCTTGATGCTGAACTCAAAGTAATCGAGTCGGAGATCAGCAAACTCAGACTGGAACTTGAGGAACTCAAAAAGGAGGAAAACAGGATCAAAGCTGCCGAGGAGAAGATAGGATCTCTTCAGAATGAAATCGAAACTTTAAGTTTATCCTCAGAGAGGCTCAGGAGGAGAAACAGGGATATAGAGATGGATTATCAGAAATCCCTGGATGAACTTCAGAAGTGCCGGAAGATGAGGGATGAACTTCAGGAGGAATTCGATTCACTCAGAAAGGATATTGAGGAGATGGATAATGAAAGAGAATCCCTCAGAGAGGACTATGAAAGGTTCAGAGATGCTTCCACCAAACTTGAAGGTCTCAGGAATCAACTTGAGACCCTTTCAAATATCAGAGGTAGTATGGAACGTGAAATTGATGCGCTGCGTGTCGAGATTGACAGCCTCAAATCAGAGATAGGGGAGCTGGAGTCCCTCCAGGATCCAGGTTACAGCGAGGATGAAGTGAAATCTGAGATAAAAAAACTTGAGGGTGAGGTATCGAAGCTCCAGCAGGAGCTGGGTGCCATCTCCGGGAAGATAGATGACTACAGGTCCATCAGAGAGAGGAGTGTCTGCCCGACATGTGACCAGGAGGTTGACCCTGACTACATAAACGATAAACTCAGCGATGGCCTTGAGAGGAAAAGGTCAGTTGAATCCAGAATAAAGGAGCTTAACGCTGAGATAGGAAATAAAAATAAACTCTTTGAACGTATAAGGGAATACAGGAGGTCCCGGGAGGAACTCAGCAAACTTAGGGAGAACCTTAAGAGTAAGATGGCTGAATATGGGGAAAAGCAGAAGAACCTTGGGGATAATGGGAAGAGAATCAGAGACATTGAATCGGATATAAAAGAAAATGAAATGGTAATCAGTGATCTGAAGGGTGTGGAATCCAGTTTCAGAAAAATTGATGGTGATCTCAGAGACCTTCGTGAAAGGGAGAGGAAATGCTCTGATAGGCTCTCAAGGGTAAATTCAAAAATAGAGGGCCTTGAGGAAAGAATCCCTGAACTCAACCCTGAGACCAGCACTGAATACATGGAGAACCTCCAGAGGATTAATGAAAACGATGAAACCATCAAAGAAAAGGAAGCGGAGATAAAGAAAAATGAGGAGGCACTCAGAAACAGGGAGAAGGTGGAGGCCAGTATACAGGGTATCGGTGAAAAACTCCGTGAACTTGAAACCTTCAGGGATGAGAAAAAACAGAGGTTGGGATCAGTTGGGGGGAAAATCGAGGAAAAGGAGAAACAGATCAGGAACCTTGAGGCTGAAATTGATGAAAAGAAGAAACTCAGAAAACGTGCAGGTGAACTCAAGGACCATGTGACCTGGCTTGAATCATACTTCATCCCTGCACTCGCTGACATTGAGACCCATGTGATGGCACAGATAAACCATGAGTTCAATGAGAGGTTCCAGAAATGGTTCAGGGTCCTGGTGGATGACCCGGATAAATCGGTGCGGATTGACGAGGACTTCACACCCATCGTGGAGCAGGACGGCTACGAACAGAACCTTGAGTACCTCAGTGGTGGTGAGAGGACCAGCATAGCACTCGCATACCGACTCGCCCTCAACATGGTGGTCCAGAACCTCACAGATGTGAGGTCAGATATACTCATACTGGATGAGCCAACCGATGGGTTCAGCAAGGAGCAGCTCTACAAGCTCAGGGACATCTTCGATGAACTTGAGGCCAGACAGATAATCCTGGTATCCCATGAGGAGGAACTTGAAAACCTTGCAGACCACATATACAGGGTTGAAAAGTCCGATGGAGTATCCATCATCCAGAGGGCCGGCTAA
- a CDS encoding DNA repair exonuclease, whose product MYRFAHLSDCHLGAQKQPELRELEFQAFRMALDDALENEVDFMIIAGDLFHSNIPNMETVKRATLELRRVRDEGVPIYVNYGSHDYSPSNTSMIDILETAGVIEKVVRPIPGKKLGLEFTVDEKTGAKITGLSGRSRALEVDYFRSLDREALEAEDGFRIFLFHSAITQFKPVDLADMESVDLNLFPRGLEYYAGGHVHRKGCYMEEGYGPIVYPGALFGSYAGDLEENARGEDRGYYLVEFSEKAKTPEFRVIRPADFEYMECDVTGKNSRDTALLIGREMGEHDVKGKVVMFKIRGELSSGRTSDIDSAWIRRELESRGARVVQINRHGLSTREIQKVRVAESDIPALERRIFREKLAGLDIRNKSLMKRGDSLAVDLLRKLENEMAPGEKKEEYERRVIEEAEAVMGVNLDDDNR is encoded by the coding sequence ATGTACAGATTCGCGCACCTGTCAGACTGCCACCTGGGGGCCCAGAAACAGCCGGAGCTCAGGGAACTGGAATTCCAGGCCTTCAGGATGGCCCTGGATGATGCCCTGGAGAATGAGGTTGACTTCATGATAATAGCGGGGGACCTCTTCCACTCCAACATCCCAAACATGGAGACCGTCAAGAGGGCGACCCTGGAACTCAGAAGGGTCAGGGATGAGGGGGTCCCAATCTACGTCAACTATGGCAGCCACGACTACAGCCCATCAAACACCTCCATGATAGACATCCTGGAAACCGCGGGGGTCATAGAGAAGGTTGTGCGACCCATCCCCGGGAAGAAGCTGGGACTGGAGTTCACGGTGGATGAGAAGACCGGGGCAAAGATCACTGGACTGTCAGGGAGGTCAAGGGCACTGGAGGTCGACTACTTCAGGAGCCTTGACAGGGAGGCCCTTGAGGCCGAGGATGGCTTCAGGATATTCCTCTTCCACAGCGCCATAACCCAGTTCAAACCGGTTGATCTTGCAGATATGGAATCAGTGGACCTCAACCTCTTCCCACGTGGCCTTGAGTACTATGCAGGGGGCCACGTCCACAGGAAGGGCTGCTACATGGAGGAGGGCTACGGCCCCATAGTATACCCCGGGGCACTCTTCGGTTCATATGCAGGGGACCTTGAGGAGAACGCCAGGGGAGAGGATAGGGGGTACTACCTTGTTGAATTCAGTGAAAAGGCGAAAACCCCAGAGTTCAGGGTTATAAGGCCTGCTGACTTTGAGTACATGGAATGTGATGTGACAGGTAAGAATTCCCGGGACACAGCCCTCCTCATAGGTAGGGAAATGGGGGAACACGATGTTAAGGGAAAGGTTGTGATGTTCAAGATCAGGGGTGAGCTCAGTTCAGGGAGGACCTCGGACATAGACTCGGCATGGATAAGAAGGGAACTTGAATCCAGGGGCGCTCGTGTTGTCCAGATCAACAGACACGGCCTCAGCACCCGTGAGATACAGAAGGTGAGGGTCGCTGAGAGCGACATCCCCGCACTTGAGAGGAGGATCTTCAGGGAGAAACTCGCAGGACTTGACATCAGAAACAAAAGTCTCATGAAGAGGGGCGACTCATTGGCGGTTGACCTCCTCAGGAAACTTGAAAATGAGATGGCCCCCGGTGAGAAGAAGGAAGAATATGAGAGGAGGGTCATTGAGGAAGCAGAGGCCGTGATGGGGGTTAATCTGGATGATGATAACCGATAA
- a CDS encoding ATP-binding protein, translating to MEIAGQIIGGETAAVLIRQKSDEPVELGDLLVAEGEGYTILQVKDLKYRSQIPQGMRELASGFNLEGYRGDVEFLEPELRNYIIAEARPILHVRDGEPMLPKRLPGFFREVRRIRDGDLAFLEKPRNPVFLGNVRSGSKVLETPVYIDALDAITHHILIPATTGRGKSNLVKVMLWSLADMDRVGMLVLDPHDEYYGRNEAGLGKHPSGNVVYYSPDAPVGGNTLAINLKSLRPEHFEGIVPFSDPQEQAIAKYHSMYGEEWIIKIVSGDGVKNVDPRTLSVLRRVFDVILGVYLDEDTGEIKSRGGVFRDVGGESTIKDIAGHLEDGKIVVVDTSRLMGEAELLVGSVISGEIFRRYQKYKSTGELRRKPVIGIVIEEAPRVLGKEVIERQGNNIYSTIAREGRKFNIGLVAITQLVSLIPRTVLANMNTKIILGNEMAQERAEIIGSASQDLSDDNRAIASLDKGEAIVSSIFTKFAVPVKIPLFEDFTESTDHDDEDIEFIG from the coding sequence ATGGAAATCGCAGGGCAGATAATAGGCGGCGAAACAGCCGCGGTACTCATAAGGCAGAAATCGGATGAACCAGTGGAACTCGGTGACCTCCTTGTCGCTGAGGGGGAAGGCTACACGATACTCCAGGTCAAGGACCTCAAATACAGGTCCCAGATACCCCAGGGGATGAGGGAACTTGCATCAGGTTTCAACCTTGAGGGTTACAGGGGGGACGTGGAGTTCCTTGAACCGGAACTACGTAACTACATCATCGCAGAGGCCCGCCCCATACTCCATGTGAGGGATGGGGAGCCAATGCTACCCAAACGCCTGCCGGGCTTCTTCAGGGAGGTCCGGAGGATAAGGGATGGGGACCTGGCCTTCCTTGAAAAGCCCCGCAACCCTGTATTCCTGGGGAATGTGAGGAGCGGTTCAAAGGTCCTTGAGACTCCGGTCTACATCGACGCACTGGACGCCATAACCCACCACATTCTCATACCTGCAACAACTGGTAGGGGTAAGAGTAACCTGGTGAAGGTCATGCTCTGGAGCCTGGCAGATATGGACCGTGTGGGCATGCTGGTGCTGGACCCCCACGACGAGTACTATGGCAGGAACGAGGCGGGGCTCGGAAAGCACCCATCAGGTAACGTGGTATACTACTCCCCGGATGCACCGGTCGGCGGAAACACCCTCGCAATAAACCTGAAGTCCCTGAGACCTGAACACTTTGAAGGTATAGTTCCCTTTTCAGATCCACAGGAGCAGGCAATTGCAAAGTACCACAGTATGTATGGAGAAGAATGGATCATCAAAATCGTTTCCGGTGACGGCGTTAAAAACGTGGATCCCAGGACACTGAGCGTCCTTCGAAGGGTCTTTGATGTGATACTCGGCGTCTACCTGGATGAGGACACAGGCGAGATAAAGTCCCGTGGAGGAGTATTCAGGGATGTGGGTGGCGAGTCAACCATAAAGGACATAGCAGGACACCTCGAAGATGGAAAGATAGTTGTGGTGGACACATCCCGGCTCATGGGTGAGGCGGAACTCCTCGTTGGGAGCGTGATATCCGGTGAGATCTTCAGGAGGTACCAGAAGTACAAGTCCACCGGGGAGCTCAGGAGAAAACCCGTCATAGGGATAGTGATAGAGGAGGCCCCCCGTGTCCTTGGAAAGGAGGTCATTGAGAGGCAGGGAAACAACATCTACAGCACCATCGCAAGGGAGGGACGTAAATTCAACATAGGCCTCGTCGCCATAACCCAGCTCGTAAGCCTCATCCCCAGGACAGTCCTTGCAAACATGAACACCAAGATAATCCTGGGGAATGAGATGGCCCAGGAGAGGGCTGAGATAATAGGAAGCGCATCCCAGGACCTCTCAGATGACAACAGGGCAATAGCAAGCCTGGATAAGGGTGAGGCCATAGTTAGCAGCATATTCACAAAGTTCGCGGTACCCGTGAAGATACCCCTCTTTGAGGATTTCACTGAATCCACGGATCATGATGATGAGGACATCGAATTCATAGGATGA
- a CDS encoding DNA double-strand break repair nuclease NurA codes for MDIFDRIAQTLENRVRSGIGRPYFRSAKYRVHEFSTTNFTPIEGGDKRLVAFIDGGNSPILEGPGISVQLNRVALGLFRGGQRVQPEMPSRIEFFSVMTMNPEEEMCIFQIHPIREEYLEFLPDEDDMHLELEDTDTVEESTLKGLPRRFAEWSMALAALDELDAGDVLVRDGSLQASFEKENSYINKLGDRAGEIHVTGLSKTCTLYTTTSISLLSAIGRLASERGLKGAWCYHPIAIRTDRPTTLTAVKLNPAGRIFRMDILGEYDGDETLDVASTLSLNARDACFPGYPYGLVDVDMRARVSGDEVEIYRRRVLSQIRDGKVLRGIKYETESLDYHDTLNSYAGED; via the coding sequence TTGGACATTTTTGACAGGATTGCACAGACCCTTGAGAATAGAGTGAGGTCGGGGATTGGAAGACCCTACTTCAGGTCAGCGAAATACAGGGTGCATGAATTCAGCACCACTAACTTCACACCCATCGAGGGGGGAGATAAGCGGCTAGTGGCCTTCATAGACGGCGGAAACAGCCCCATACTGGAGGGACCAGGCATCTCGGTCCAGCTCAACAGGGTTGCCCTGGGTCTCTTCAGGGGAGGCCAGAGGGTCCAGCCAGAGATGCCATCGAGAATTGAGTTCTTCTCTGTCATGACCATGAACCCGGAGGAGGAGATGTGCATATTCCAGATACACCCCATCAGGGAGGAGTACCTGGAATTCCTCCCGGATGAGGATGACATGCACCTTGAACTTGAAGACACGGATACCGTTGAGGAGTCAACCCTCAAGGGCCTTCCCAGGCGGTTTGCAGAGTGGAGCATGGCACTGGCTGCCCTTGATGAACTTGATGCAGGGGATGTACTGGTTAGGGACGGTTCACTACAGGCGTCATTCGAGAAGGAAAACAGCTACATCAACAAGCTCGGGGATAGGGCAGGTGAGATCCATGTGACGGGGCTCTCAAAGACCTGCACCCTCTACACAACCACTTCAATTTCACTCCTCTCAGCCATCGGAAGGCTCGCATCAGAGCGGGGCCTTAAGGGGGCATGGTGCTACCATCCCATAGCCATCAGGACAGACAGGCCCACCACCCTCACGGCGGTTAAACTGAACCCTGCAGGGAGGATATTCCGCATGGACATACTGGGGGAGTATGATGGGGATGAGACACTGGACGTGGCATCCACCCTCTCACTGAACGCTAGGGACGCATGCTTCCCGGGCTACCCCTACGGGCTGGTGGACGTGGACATGAGGGCCCGTGTCTCAGGGGATGAAGTTGAAATCTACAGGAGAAGAGTCCTATCACAGATCAGGGATGGTAAAGTCCTTAGGGGCATAAAATATGAGACAGAAAGTCTCGACTACCACGATACACTTAACAGTTATGCAGGTGAGGATTGA
- a CDS encoding heavy metal-binding domain-containing protein, with amino-acid sequence MVYVTSNYVPGYRAVETLGFVYGLTVRSRGLGGQIGAGLRSIVGGEIKEYVTMMEHSRQEALERMLDHARELGANAVISVRFDSDSISDIMQEILAYGTAVIVEPEE; translated from the coding sequence GTGGTATACGTTACAAGCAACTACGTCCCGGGATACAGGGCTGTTGAAACACTTGGATTTGTTTATGGGCTGACAGTGAGGAGCAGGGGACTCGGGGGTCAGATAGGCGCAGGCTTAAGGTCCATTGTGGGTGGTGAGATCAAGGAGTACGTCACCATGATGGAGCACTCAAGGCAGGAGGCCCTTGAGAGGATGCTTGACCATGCCCGTGAACTCGGGGCCAATGCGGTTATAAGTGTCCGGTTCGACTCAGACTCCATCTCTGACATAATGCAGGAGATCCTGGCCTACGGCACAGCGGTCATAGTTGAACCGGAGGAGTAG